A genome region from Brassica oleracea var. oleracea cultivar TO1000 chromosome C2, BOL, whole genome shotgun sequence includes the following:
- the LOC106324625 gene encoding kinesin-like calmodulin-binding protein isoform X2 has translation MEGQRGSNSSLSSGNGNEVAADASSSSSSSCFYVPNPSGTDFDAESSALPPPLSPAPPSIPADLAAAIPLIDRFQVEAFLRLMQKQIQSGGKRGFFYSKKSSGGSHLQKERFTFEDMLCFQKDPIPTSLLKINSDLLSRATKLFNLILKYMGVDSSTPPSLDERIHLVGKLFKKTLKRVELRDELFAQISKQTRHNPDRHYLIRAWELMYLCASSMPPSKDIAGYLSEYIHNVAHDATTEPEALILSLNTSKALKRSIKAGPRHTTPCREEIEALLTRRKLTTIVFFLDETFEEISYDMPTTVSDAVEELAGTIKLSAFSSFGLFECRKVVSTSKSSDPGNEEYIGLDDNKYIGDLLAEFKAIKDRNKGEILHCKLVFKKKLFRESDEAVTDLMFVQLSYVQLQHDYLLGNYPVGRDDAAQLCALQILVGIGFVNSPESCIDWTSLLERFLPRQIAITRAKREWELDILARYSSMENVTKDDARQQFLRILKALPYGNSVFFSVRKIDDPIGLLPGRIILGINKRGVHFFRPVPKEYLHSAELRDIMQFGSSNTAVFFKMRVAGVLHIFQFETKQGEEICVALQTHINDVMLRRYSKARYAANSLVNGGDISCSSKPQNLEVYEKRVQDLSKAFEESQKKNDKLMDELREKHLQEVTLREELEAIRHNLEPERKNLLEVTLDREKLKTLCDEKETTIQSLMSELRGTEARLAKSGNTKSSKSELTEMNNQKLYKIQTELEVRNKELHIAVENSKRLLSHNKILEQSVFNIENKKTEEVENQKRYEQERKVLKLQVSELENKLDALTQDLDRAECTIETKTSDMKLLQNNLKELEELREMKEDIDRKNEQTAAILKMQGAQLAELEILYKEEQVLRKRYYNTIEDMKGKIRVYCRIRPLNEKERSEREKQMLTSVDEFTVEHPWKDDKRKQHIYDRVFDMLASQDDVFEDTKYLIQSAVDGYNVCIFAYGQTGSGKTFTIYGHENNPGLTPRATKELFKILKRDSNRFSFSLKAYMVELYQDTLVDLLLPKSARRLKLDIKKDSKGMVFVENVTTIPISTLEELRMIIERGSERRHVSGTNMNEESSRSHLILSVVIESIDLQTQSASRGKLSFVDLAGSERVKKSGSAGCQLKEAQSINKSLSALGDVIGALSSGSQHIPYRNHKLTMLMSDSLGGNAKTLMFVNVSPAESNLDETYNSLLYASRVRMIVNDPSKHISSKEMVRLKKLVAYWKEQAGKKSEEEDLLEIEEYRTLRDEGDS, from the exons ATGGAGGGCCAACGAGGAAGTAATTCTTCACTGAGCTCTGGCAATGGCAACGAAGTTGCAGCCGATGCTTCTTCTTCTTCTTCTTCTTCTTGCTTTTATGTTCCCAATCCCTCTGGGACCGACTTCGATGCCGAATCCTCTGCTCTTCCTCCTCCTCT CTCCCCAGCTCCTCCCTCAATTCCTGCCGACCTCGCTGCAGCCATTCCCCTCATCGATCGCTTCCAGGTTGAAGCTTTTCTGCGGCTTATGCAGAAGCAAATCCAGTCTGGTGGCAAGCGTGGCTTCTTCTATTCCAAAAAGTCATCGGGGGGCTCTCATCTCCAAAAAGAGCGCTTCACTTTCGAGGACATGCTTTGCTTCCAGAAG GATCCCATCCCCACATCCTTGCTCAAGATTAACAGCGATCTCCTCAGCCGTGCTACCAAGTTGTTTAATCTCATCTTAAAGTATATGGGCGTTGATTCTTCTACTCCACCCTCTTTAGATGAACGCATTCACCTTGTTGGAAAGCTTTTCAAAAAAACCTTGAAGCGTGTTGAACTCCGCGACGAACTTTTTGCCCAAATCTCCAAACAGACTAGACATAATCCTGACAGGCACTACTTGATACGAGCGTGGGAACTCATGTACTTATGTGCATCCTCAATGCCCCCTAGCAAAGATATCGCTGGATATCTCTCTGAGTATATCCACAATGTCGCGCACGATGCAACAACTGAACCAGAGGCTCTGATTCTTTCTCTTAATACTTCCAAGGCCTTAAAGCGCTCTATCAAAGCTGGTCCTAGGCATACCACCCCTTGCCGTGAAGAAATTGAAGCTCTTTTGACCCGTAGAAAGCTTACAACCATTGTCTTCTTTCTCGATGAAACTTTTGAAGAAATATCTTATGACATGCCTACTACAGTCTCTGATGCTGTTGAG GAGCTAGCTGGGACAATTAAACTATCAGCCTTTTCTAGCTTCGGTTTGTTTGAATGTCGTAAAGTGGTTTCAACTTCCAAATCATCTGATCCTGGAAATG AGGAATATATAGGATTGGATGATAACAAGTATATTGGCGATCTCCTCGCAGAATTCAAAGCTATTAAAGATAGAAATAAAGGAGAGATACTACACTGCAAACTAGTCTTTAAAAAAAAATTATTCCGAGAGTCTGATGAAGCTGTAACAGATCTGATGTTTGTGCAGCTTTCCTATGTACAA CTGCAACATGACTATTTACTAGGAAACTATCCTGTTGGAAGGGATGATGCTGCTCAGCTTTGTGCCTTACAAATTCTTGTTGGCATTGGGTTTGTCAATAGTCCCGAGTCATGCAT TGACTGGACATCACTTCTTGAGCGATTTTTGCCGAGACAAATAGCAATAACCCGAGCCAAGCGTGAATGGGAATTGGATATCCTTGCTCGATACAGTTCGATG GAGAACGTGACCAAAGATGATGCAAGACAACAATTCCTACGGATACTGAAAGCACTGCCATATGGGAATTCTGTGTTTTTTAGCGTACGCAAGATAGATGATCCGATTGGCCTTTTACCTGGACGAATTATTTTGGGTATCAACAAACGTGGG GTTCACTTTTTTCGACCGGTTCCTAAAGAGTATCTGCACTCAGCTGAATTACGTGACATAATGCAATTTGGCAGCAGCAACACTGCTGTCTTTTTCAAAATGAGAGTTGCTGGTGTTCTTCACATATTTCAGTTTGAGACAAAACAG GGAGAAGAAATCTGTGTTGCTTTACAAACACATATAAATGATGTTATGTTGCGTCGTTACTCCAAAGCCCGATATGCTGCCAATAGCTTGGTCAATGGAGGAGATATATCCTGCAGTTCTAAGCCGCAAAATCTTGAAGTGTATGAAAAACGTGTGCAAGATTTGTCTAAGGCGTTTGAAGAGTCCCAGAAGAAGAATGATAAG TTGATGGATGAACTGCGAGAGAAACATCTGCAAGAAGTTACTCTGCGTGAAGAGTTAGAAGCTATACGCCATAACTTAGAGCCTGAACGGAAAAATTTGTTGGAGGTTACTTTAGACCGTGAAAAACTTAAGACGTTGTGTGATGAGAAGGAAACAACTATTCAA TCCTTGATGTCTGAACTGCGAGGAACAGAAGCAAGGTTGGCAAAGTCGGGCAACACAAAATCAAGTAAATCAGAATTAACTGAAATGAATAATCAG AAATTATACAAAATCCAAACTGAGTTAGAAGTTCGGAATAAGGAATTGCACATTGCAGTTGAGAATTCAAAGAGGTTGTTGAGTCACAACAAAATATTGGAGCAAAGTGTTTTCAATATTGAAAATAAGAAAACAGAGGAG GTTGAAAACCAAAAGAGATATGAACAAGAAAGAAAGGTTTTAAAGCTTCAAGTTTCTGAACTTGAAAATAAGCTTGATGCCCTTACTCAAGACTTGGATAGGGCTGAATGTACGATTGAAACTAAGACTTCTGATATGAAGCTCTTGCAGAATAATTTGAAAGAGCTCGAGGAGTTAAGAGAAATGAAAGAG GACATTGACAGAAAAAATGAGCAAACAGCTGCCATTTTGAAGATGCAAGGAGCCCAACTTGCTGAGCTAGAAATACTTTACAAGGAAGAACAAGTTCTAAGGAAAAGATATTACAATACTATAGAAG ATATGAAGGGGAAAATTAGAGTATACTGTCGGATAAGACCGCTAAATGAAAAAGAGAGGTCAGAGAGAGAAAAACAGATGCTAACAAGTGTGGATGAGTTTACAGTCGAGCATCCGTGGAAAGATGACAAACGAAAGCAACACATATATGATCGTGTATTTGACATGCTTGCTAGCCAAGATGATGTCTTCGAAGACACAAAG TATTTGATACAGTCAGCTGTAGATGGATATAATGTTTGCATCTTCGCATATGGTCAAACTGGTTCTGGAAAAACGTTCACAATATATGGGCATGAGAACAATCCTGGACTCACACCTCGAGCCACGAAGGAACTTTTCAAAATATTAAAGCGAGATAGCAATAGATTTTCATTTTCTCTAAAG GCGTATATGGTGGAACTTTATCAAGACACACTTGTAGACCTTCTGCTACCGAAAAGTGCAAGACGCTTGAAACTAGATATTAAAAAAGATTCTAAG GGTATGGTCTTTGTCGAGAATGTGACAACTATACCTATATCCACTTTGGAGGAACTGCGAATGATTATTGAAAGAGGATCTGAACGACGACATGTTTCTGGAACAAATATGAATGAAGAAAGCTCAAGATCTCACCTAATACTTTCGGTTGTTATCGAAAGTATCGATCTTCAAACCCAGTCTGCTTCAAGGGGCAAG TTGAGTTTTGTGGATCTTGCTGGTTCTGAGAGAGTAAAAAAGTCAGGCTCTGCTGGTTGCCAACTCAAAGAAGCTCAAAGTATCAATAAATCACTTTCTGCATTAGGTGATGTCATTGGTGCTTTATCTTCAGGCAGCCAACATATTCCTTACAGGAATCACAAGTTAACAATGTTGATGAGTGATTCATTGGGCGGCAATGCCAAGACGTTAATGTTTGTTAATGTATCTCCAGCCGAATCAAATTTGGACGAGACATACAATTCTCTTCT ATATGCATCGAGAGTGAGAATGATTGTGAATGATCCCAGCAAACATATTTCATCCAAAGAGATGGTGCGATTGAAAAAGTTAGTAGCATACTGGAAAGAGCAAGCTGGTAAAAAAAGTGAGGAAGAAGACTTGTTGGAGATCGAAGAATATCGAACGCTAAGAGATGAGGGAGATAGTTGA
- the LOC106324626 gene encoding 3-hydroxyisobutyryl-CoA hydrolase 1, translating to MASHSQVLEEEKSSVRILTLNRPKQLNALSFQMISRLLQLFLAYEEDPSVKLVILKGQGRAFCAGGDVSAVVRDIGQGNWRLGAKFFADEYMLNYVMATYTKPQVSILNGIVMGGGAGVSVHGPFRIATENTVFAMPETVLGLFPDVGASYFLSRLPGFFGEYVCLTGARLDGADMLACGLATHYLPSTRLTALEAELCRVDSSDPTLVSAILDACTQNPHLKQQSAYHRLDVIDRCFSGRTVEEIIAALEREASDDWISTTIRALKKASPASLKISLRSIREGRLQGVGQCLSREYRMVCHVLKGDISKDFVEGCRAILIDKDKNPKWEPWRLEEMKDRMVEQYFKRVEEEEDLKLPARKNLPALAMAKL from the exons ATGGCCTCTCACTCTCAG GTTTTGGAGGAAGAGAAATCGAGTGTTAGAATATTGACACTGAACAGACCAAAGCAGCTGAATGCTCTGTCCTTCCAAATG ATATCTCGGTTGCTGCAACTGTTCCTTGCATATGAGGAGGACCCTAGTGTGAAACTTGTTATCCTTAAG GGCCAGGGAAGAGCCTTTTGTGCTGGTGGTGATGTTTCAGCTGTTGTTCGTGACATCGGACAAG GCAATTGGAGACTCGGTGCCAAGTTCTTCGCAGATGAATACATGCTCAACTATGTTATGGCCACCTATACCAAACCTCAG GTTTCAATTTTGAATGGTATTGTCATGGGAGGCGGAGCTGGTGTCTCCGTCCATGGTCCATTTCGTATTGCTACTGAGAACACG GTTTTTGCCATGCCCGAGACAGTTCTGGGGCTCTTTCCCGATGTAGGCGCCTCCTACTTCTTGTCTAGGCTCCCTGGATTTTTTG GAGAGTATGTTTGCCTCACAGGAGCTAGGTTAGATGGCGCTGACATGCTTGCTTGTGGTCTTGCTACTCATTATCTTCCTTCAACG AGATTGACTGCATTGGAAGCAGAACTTTGCAGAGTTGATTCAAGTGATCCAACCTTGGTCTCAGCAATTCTCGATGCATGCACACAGAATCCGCACCTTAAACAGCAGAGTGCTTACCACAG GTTGGATGTTATTGATAGGTGCTTCTCGGGGAGAACAGTGGAAGAAATTATAGCTGCACTT GAGAGAGAGGCCAGTGATGATTGGATCTCAACCACTATTAGAGCATTGAAAAAGGCTTCACCAGCAAGCCTTAAAATCTCTCTTAGATCG ATAAGAGAAGGAAGATTGCAGGGGGTGGGGCAATGCCTTAGCCGTGAGTATAGAATGGTGTGTCATGTGCTAAAGGGAGATATAAGCAAAGATTTTGTGGAG GGGTGCAGAGCCATATTGATTGACAAAGATAAGAATCCAAAG TGGGAGCCATGGCGGCTGGAGGAGATGAAGGATAGGATGGTAGAGCAGTACTTCAAGAGAGTGGAGGAAGAAGAGGATCTAAAGCTTCCAGCAAGGAAAAATTTGCCAGCCTTAGCAATGGCAAAGCTGTGA
- the LOC106324625 gene encoding kinesin-like calmodulin-binding protein isoform X1 gives MEGQRGSNSSLSSGNGNEVAADASSSSSSSCFYVPNPSGTDFDAESSALPPPLSSPAPPSIPADLAAAIPLIDRFQVEAFLRLMQKQIQSGGKRGFFYSKKSSGGSHLQKERFTFEDMLCFQKDPIPTSLLKINSDLLSRATKLFNLILKYMGVDSSTPPSLDERIHLVGKLFKKTLKRVELRDELFAQISKQTRHNPDRHYLIRAWELMYLCASSMPPSKDIAGYLSEYIHNVAHDATTEPEALILSLNTSKALKRSIKAGPRHTTPCREEIEALLTRRKLTTIVFFLDETFEEISYDMPTTVSDAVEELAGTIKLSAFSSFGLFECRKVVSTSKSSDPGNEEYIGLDDNKYIGDLLAEFKAIKDRNKGEILHCKLVFKKKLFRESDEAVTDLMFVQLSYVQLQHDYLLGNYPVGRDDAAQLCALQILVGIGFVNSPESCIDWTSLLERFLPRQIAITRAKREWELDILARYSSMENVTKDDARQQFLRILKALPYGNSVFFSVRKIDDPIGLLPGRIILGINKRGVHFFRPVPKEYLHSAELRDIMQFGSSNTAVFFKMRVAGVLHIFQFETKQGEEICVALQTHINDVMLRRYSKARYAANSLVNGGDISCSSKPQNLEVYEKRVQDLSKAFEESQKKNDKLMDELREKHLQEVTLREELEAIRHNLEPERKNLLEVTLDREKLKTLCDEKETTIQSLMSELRGTEARLAKSGNTKSSKSELTEMNNQKLYKIQTELEVRNKELHIAVENSKRLLSHNKILEQSVFNIENKKTEEVENQKRYEQERKVLKLQVSELENKLDALTQDLDRAECTIETKTSDMKLLQNNLKELEELREMKEDIDRKNEQTAAILKMQGAQLAELEILYKEEQVLRKRYYNTIEDMKGKIRVYCRIRPLNEKERSEREKQMLTSVDEFTVEHPWKDDKRKQHIYDRVFDMLASQDDVFEDTKYLIQSAVDGYNVCIFAYGQTGSGKTFTIYGHENNPGLTPRATKELFKILKRDSNRFSFSLKAYMVELYQDTLVDLLLPKSARRLKLDIKKDSKGMVFVENVTTIPISTLEELRMIIERGSERRHVSGTNMNEESSRSHLILSVVIESIDLQTQSASRGKLSFVDLAGSERVKKSGSAGCQLKEAQSINKSLSALGDVIGALSSGSQHIPYRNHKLTMLMSDSLGGNAKTLMFVNVSPAESNLDETYNSLLYASRVRMIVNDPSKHISSKEMVRLKKLVAYWKEQAGKKSEEEDLLEIEEYRTLRDEGDS, from the exons ATGGAGGGCCAACGAGGAAGTAATTCTTCACTGAGCTCTGGCAATGGCAACGAAGTTGCAGCCGATGCTTCTTCTTCTTCTTCTTCTTCTTGCTTTTATGTTCCCAATCCCTCTGGGACCGACTTCGATGCCGAATCCTCTGCTCTTCCTCCTCCTCT CAGCTCCCCAGCTCCTCCCTCAATTCCTGCCGACCTCGCTGCAGCCATTCCCCTCATCGATCGCTTCCAGGTTGAAGCTTTTCTGCGGCTTATGCAGAAGCAAATCCAGTCTGGTGGCAAGCGTGGCTTCTTCTATTCCAAAAAGTCATCGGGGGGCTCTCATCTCCAAAAAGAGCGCTTCACTTTCGAGGACATGCTTTGCTTCCAGAAG GATCCCATCCCCACATCCTTGCTCAAGATTAACAGCGATCTCCTCAGCCGTGCTACCAAGTTGTTTAATCTCATCTTAAAGTATATGGGCGTTGATTCTTCTACTCCACCCTCTTTAGATGAACGCATTCACCTTGTTGGAAAGCTTTTCAAAAAAACCTTGAAGCGTGTTGAACTCCGCGACGAACTTTTTGCCCAAATCTCCAAACAGACTAGACATAATCCTGACAGGCACTACTTGATACGAGCGTGGGAACTCATGTACTTATGTGCATCCTCAATGCCCCCTAGCAAAGATATCGCTGGATATCTCTCTGAGTATATCCACAATGTCGCGCACGATGCAACAACTGAACCAGAGGCTCTGATTCTTTCTCTTAATACTTCCAAGGCCTTAAAGCGCTCTATCAAAGCTGGTCCTAGGCATACCACCCCTTGCCGTGAAGAAATTGAAGCTCTTTTGACCCGTAGAAAGCTTACAACCATTGTCTTCTTTCTCGATGAAACTTTTGAAGAAATATCTTATGACATGCCTACTACAGTCTCTGATGCTGTTGAG GAGCTAGCTGGGACAATTAAACTATCAGCCTTTTCTAGCTTCGGTTTGTTTGAATGTCGTAAAGTGGTTTCAACTTCCAAATCATCTGATCCTGGAAATG AGGAATATATAGGATTGGATGATAACAAGTATATTGGCGATCTCCTCGCAGAATTCAAAGCTATTAAAGATAGAAATAAAGGAGAGATACTACACTGCAAACTAGTCTTTAAAAAAAAATTATTCCGAGAGTCTGATGAAGCTGTAACAGATCTGATGTTTGTGCAGCTTTCCTATGTACAA CTGCAACATGACTATTTACTAGGAAACTATCCTGTTGGAAGGGATGATGCTGCTCAGCTTTGTGCCTTACAAATTCTTGTTGGCATTGGGTTTGTCAATAGTCCCGAGTCATGCAT TGACTGGACATCACTTCTTGAGCGATTTTTGCCGAGACAAATAGCAATAACCCGAGCCAAGCGTGAATGGGAATTGGATATCCTTGCTCGATACAGTTCGATG GAGAACGTGACCAAAGATGATGCAAGACAACAATTCCTACGGATACTGAAAGCACTGCCATATGGGAATTCTGTGTTTTTTAGCGTACGCAAGATAGATGATCCGATTGGCCTTTTACCTGGACGAATTATTTTGGGTATCAACAAACGTGGG GTTCACTTTTTTCGACCGGTTCCTAAAGAGTATCTGCACTCAGCTGAATTACGTGACATAATGCAATTTGGCAGCAGCAACACTGCTGTCTTTTTCAAAATGAGAGTTGCTGGTGTTCTTCACATATTTCAGTTTGAGACAAAACAG GGAGAAGAAATCTGTGTTGCTTTACAAACACATATAAATGATGTTATGTTGCGTCGTTACTCCAAAGCCCGATATGCTGCCAATAGCTTGGTCAATGGAGGAGATATATCCTGCAGTTCTAAGCCGCAAAATCTTGAAGTGTATGAAAAACGTGTGCAAGATTTGTCTAAGGCGTTTGAAGAGTCCCAGAAGAAGAATGATAAG TTGATGGATGAACTGCGAGAGAAACATCTGCAAGAAGTTACTCTGCGTGAAGAGTTAGAAGCTATACGCCATAACTTAGAGCCTGAACGGAAAAATTTGTTGGAGGTTACTTTAGACCGTGAAAAACTTAAGACGTTGTGTGATGAGAAGGAAACAACTATTCAA TCCTTGATGTCTGAACTGCGAGGAACAGAAGCAAGGTTGGCAAAGTCGGGCAACACAAAATCAAGTAAATCAGAATTAACTGAAATGAATAATCAG AAATTATACAAAATCCAAACTGAGTTAGAAGTTCGGAATAAGGAATTGCACATTGCAGTTGAGAATTCAAAGAGGTTGTTGAGTCACAACAAAATATTGGAGCAAAGTGTTTTCAATATTGAAAATAAGAAAACAGAGGAG GTTGAAAACCAAAAGAGATATGAACAAGAAAGAAAGGTTTTAAAGCTTCAAGTTTCTGAACTTGAAAATAAGCTTGATGCCCTTACTCAAGACTTGGATAGGGCTGAATGTACGATTGAAACTAAGACTTCTGATATGAAGCTCTTGCAGAATAATTTGAAAGAGCTCGAGGAGTTAAGAGAAATGAAAGAG GACATTGACAGAAAAAATGAGCAAACAGCTGCCATTTTGAAGATGCAAGGAGCCCAACTTGCTGAGCTAGAAATACTTTACAAGGAAGAACAAGTTCTAAGGAAAAGATATTACAATACTATAGAAG ATATGAAGGGGAAAATTAGAGTATACTGTCGGATAAGACCGCTAAATGAAAAAGAGAGGTCAGAGAGAGAAAAACAGATGCTAACAAGTGTGGATGAGTTTACAGTCGAGCATCCGTGGAAAGATGACAAACGAAAGCAACACATATATGATCGTGTATTTGACATGCTTGCTAGCCAAGATGATGTCTTCGAAGACACAAAG TATTTGATACAGTCAGCTGTAGATGGATATAATGTTTGCATCTTCGCATATGGTCAAACTGGTTCTGGAAAAACGTTCACAATATATGGGCATGAGAACAATCCTGGACTCACACCTCGAGCCACGAAGGAACTTTTCAAAATATTAAAGCGAGATAGCAATAGATTTTCATTTTCTCTAAAG GCGTATATGGTGGAACTTTATCAAGACACACTTGTAGACCTTCTGCTACCGAAAAGTGCAAGACGCTTGAAACTAGATATTAAAAAAGATTCTAAG GGTATGGTCTTTGTCGAGAATGTGACAACTATACCTATATCCACTTTGGAGGAACTGCGAATGATTATTGAAAGAGGATCTGAACGACGACATGTTTCTGGAACAAATATGAATGAAGAAAGCTCAAGATCTCACCTAATACTTTCGGTTGTTATCGAAAGTATCGATCTTCAAACCCAGTCTGCTTCAAGGGGCAAG TTGAGTTTTGTGGATCTTGCTGGTTCTGAGAGAGTAAAAAAGTCAGGCTCTGCTGGTTGCCAACTCAAAGAAGCTCAAAGTATCAATAAATCACTTTCTGCATTAGGTGATGTCATTGGTGCTTTATCTTCAGGCAGCCAACATATTCCTTACAGGAATCACAAGTTAACAATGTTGATGAGTGATTCATTGGGCGGCAATGCCAAGACGTTAATGTTTGTTAATGTATCTCCAGCCGAATCAAATTTGGACGAGACATACAATTCTCTTCT ATATGCATCGAGAGTGAGAATGATTGTGAATGATCCCAGCAAACATATTTCATCCAAAGAGATGGTGCGATTGAAAAAGTTAGTAGCATACTGGAAAGAGCAAGCTGGTAAAAAAAGTGAGGAAGAAGACTTGTTGGAGATCGAAGAATATCGAACGCTAAGAGATGAGGGAGATAGTTGA